The Arachis duranensis cultivar V14167 chromosome 2, aradu.V14167.gnm2.J7QH, whole genome shotgun sequence genome has a window encoding:
- the LOC107476246 gene encoding vacuolar protein-sorting-associated protein 37 homolog 2, which produces MSSIFTRFWGSQEQEHLHQSSSMSYTSSSSSSRPSHVPPAEAAGVIAALKDKSVDELRKISSEKDAYQRFLQSLEQVKIQNNLKDELCKENMLLVDENLQKEPRVLGLKNQCRIIRTSELAAAQEKLKELEKQKEEMLKLSSLPFLLHRIQGAMNKTEEESEDLHQQLLDKEIDLGAFLQKYKKLRIAYHSKNLIHLAARTSNI; this is translated from the exons ATGTCTTCAATCTTCACTAGATTTTG GGGATCACAAGAACAAGAACATTTACATCAGTCATCTTCAATGAGCTACacaagttcttcttcttcttctaggCCTTCACATGTTCCACCTGCTGAAGCTGCTGGAGTTATTGCTGCTTTGAAGGACAAAAG TGTTGATGAGTTGCGGAAAATTTCGTCCGAGAAAGATGCTTATCAACGGTTTTTACAGTCGCTTGAACAGGTCAAGATTCAAAATAAT CTGAAAGATGAACTATGCAAGGAGAATATGCTGCTTGTTG ATGAAAATCTACAAAAGGAACCTCGTGTTTTGGGACTAAAAAATCAG TGTAGAATCATTCGGACAAGTGAACTAGCTGCTGCACAAGAGAAACTAAAGGAGCTTGAGAAACAGAAAGAAGAAATGTTGAAGTTGAGTTCCCTACCATTCCTTCTTCATAGGATTCAAG GGGCTATGAACAAGACTGAAGAAGAATCAGAAGATCTGCACCAACAATTACTTGATAAAGAGATTGATCTTGGAGCTTTTCTGCAGAAATACAAGAAGCTACGTATTGCTTATCACAGTAAAAATCTGATACATCTTGCAGCTAGAACATCAAATATTTGA
- the LOC107476386 gene encoding protein RGF1 INDUCIBLE TRANSCRIPTION FACTOR 1-like, whose product MDSMLVPPWLERLLQTPFFNVCRIHGDAARSECNMFCLDCNNNNNNNNGDAFCFYCRSSRHKDHQVIQIRRSSYHDVVRVVEIQKVLDISGVQTYVINSARVLFLNERPQPKSGKGVPHICEICGRSLLDPFRFCSLGCKLVGIKRNGDASFVLDDKINEALAMEGISSRRSSMSSRNHHQEEEELGEGSPQNIYTPPPPSNTRRRKGIPHRAPFGS is encoded by the exons atg GACTCAATGTTGGTTCCTCCATGGCTAGAGAGATTGCTACAAACACCATTTTTCAATGTATGTAGGATTCATGGAGATGCAGCTAGGAGTGAGTGTAACATGTTCTGCCTTGactgcaataataataataataacaacaatggtGATGCTTTTTGCTTCTATTGCCGCTCTTCAAGGCACAAGGATCATCAAGTAATTCAG ataagAAGATCTTCATACCATGATGTTGTAAGAGTGGTTGAAATTCAGAAAGTGTTGGACATAAGTGGAGTTCAAACATATGTAATCAACAGTGCTAGAGTTCTGTTCTTGAATGAGAGGCCACAACCCAAATCTGGAAAAGGGGTTCCTCACATTTGTGAGATTTGTGGAAGAAGCCTTTTGGACCCTTTTCGTTTCTGTTCTTTGGGATGCAag CTTGTGGGAATAAAGAGGAATGGGGATGCAAGCTTTGTTTTGGATGATAAGATCAATGAAGCATTAGCAATGGAGGGAATATCATCAAGAAGATCATCAATGTCTTCAAGGAATCatcatcaagaagaagaagaattgggtGAAGGATCACCACAAAACATTTACACTCCTCCACCTCCTTCAaacacaagaagaagaaaaggcaTTCCTCATAGGGCTCCTTTTGGTTCCTAG
- the LOC107476247 gene encoding purine-uracil permease NCS1 — MASLWVGLVVGVPSYYLAGSLVDLGMAWWQGIGTVVVANMILLVPLVLTGHPGTLYGISFPVLARSSFGINGAHIPTLLRALIGCGWYGIESWIGGEAIFLLLPQSLKNNSSLSNYLPWLGTSPLEFFCFLGFWVAQLGFVWRGIDGIRILEKYSAPILILLTTCLLVWSYVNAGGFGHMLSLSSRLTSSQFWSVFFPSITANISFWATVAINIPDFTRYAKSQHDQIIGQMGLPIFMGLFTFVGLAVTSSTKVIFGRIISNPIQLLGQIGGLTTCFLAIFGISLATITTNIAANVVAPANALVNLSPKIFTFRRGAILTALLGIAFQPWRLLRSSESFVYTWLVGYSAIMGPIGGVVLADYYLIKRTHLSVNDLYSRSVYGAYYYYKGFNVAAIVALLLGILPVLPGFLWKVGISSVPDVFVVIYNNAWFISFFFAGFLHWILSSFRSKPDKYDVGGESLLSSSK, encoded by the exons ATGGCAAGCCTTTGGGTTGGTCTTGTTGTTGGTGTCCCTTCATACTACCTTGCTGGTTCCCTTGTTGATCTTGGCATGGCATGGTGGCAAG GTATTGGAACAGTTGTTGTGGCAAACATGATTCTATTGGTTCCACTTGTTCTAACTGGCCACCCTGGCACACTCTATGGCATATCATTCCCAGTTCTTGCAAGATCCTCATTTGGAATCAATGGTGCTCACATTCCAACACTCTTAAGAGCTTTAATTGGTTGTGGTTGGTATGGAATTGAATCATGGATTGGTGGTGAAGCAATCTTCCTTCTCCTGCCACAATCATTGAAAAACAATTCATCACTCTCAAACTACCTACCTTGGCTTGGAACTTCCCCACTTGAATTCTTCTGCTTTTTGGGCTTTTGGGTGGCTCAATTGGGTTTtgtttggagaggaattgaTGGAATTAGAATTCTTGAGAAGTACTCAGCTCCAATACTAATTCTTCTTACAACATGTTTACTTGTTTGGTCTTATGTTAATGCTGGTGGATTTGGTCACATGTTGTCTTTGTCTTCTAGGCTTACAAGCTCACAATTTTGGTCTGTTTTTTTCCCTTCAATCACTGCTAATATAAGCTTTTGGGCCACAGTTGCAATTAACATACCTGATTTCACTAGGTATGCAAAAAGTCAACATGATCAAATCATTGGTCAAATGGGGTTACCAATTTTCATGGGACTATTCACATTTGTTGGTTTAGCTGTTACATCATCTACTAAGGTCATTTTTGGTAGAATAATTTCAAACCCAATTCAGCTTCTTGGTCAAATTGGAGGATTAACAACTTGTTTTCTTGCAATCTTTGGTATAAGCCTAGCAACCATAACTACCAACATTGCTGCTAATGTTGTTGCACCTGCTAATGCACTTGTTAATCTTAGTCCTAAGATTTTCACATTTAGAAGAGGTGCAATTTTAACAGCACTACTTGGCATTGCATTTCAACCATGGAGGCTTTTGAGATCAAGTGAGAGTTTTGTTTACACTTGGCTAGTTGGTTATTCTGCAATTATGGGTCCAATTGGAGGAGTTGTTCTAGCAGATTACTATCTTATAAAGAGGACACATTTGAGTGTTAATGATTTGTATTCAAGGAGTGTTTATGgtgcatattattattataagggGTTTAATGTGGCTGCAATTGTGGCTCTACTTCTTGGGATTTTGCCTGTGCTTCCTGGTTTCTTGTGGAAAGTTGGAATAAGTTCTGTTCCTGATGTTTTTGTTGTGATTTACAACAATGCTTGGTTTATTAGCTTCTTTTTTGCAGGATTCTTACATTGGATCTTGTCAAGTTTCAGAAGTAAACCGGATAAATATGATGTCGGAGGAGAATCTCTTTTGTCCTCGTCAAAgtaa